From Paenibacillus graminis:
ACATCCTTGGCAATCGAGCGGCGATAGATAAAGGCTCCGCCTGTCGCTTGGTAGCCGAGTCCTTTTAGTTGGCCGTCTTTGCTGCCGATGTCAACCGAGTATTGGGCAATCCCTGCATCCTTAACCATTTGATCGTCAAGGCCCAGGTCTGCATAGTTAGCAGCATAGCTGGATGCATCGCCTTGCGTATATTTGAGGACAAACGCCGCTTCAGCAGCAAAAATATCCGGAGCATCTTTACCGCCAGCGGCCAGGGCCTGGTCAAGAGCCGGCTGATAAGCGCCATCGGTTGTTGCAATAACTGTAGTTTTAAAATCCACATTTGCGTCGGGATGAGTTTCTATATACTTTTTGGTCATGTTCGGAATCTCATCTGTGAAGCTCCAGAGATTAATAGTGACCTTCGAGCCATCTCCCTTGGCTGGTGCCGCTGATGCGCTGGCCGAAGCTGCCGGAGCTTCGCTTGGGCTGGATGAGTTTGAGCTGGAATTTGAGTTTCCGCCACACGCTGTAAGAGCAGATGTCATCACAAGCATTGTAGAGATCCCCGCTAGAACACGCTTCATACTTTTCATACTTTGCCTCCCCTTTATATTGATTCCTCGGTTTTGTGTAACCGCATACATAATTATAGAGCCGATTGTCCTCAGGCATAAGGAACCGATCATTGGGTAAAATTCCACTTTTATTGGGTTTCATTCCGTTCAAGACATAAAAAAACACCAAAGGATCTCTGCCTTGGTGTCTCCATTCTCATATTTTTTTGAAGCCCGTTTTCAAACGAGTCAGTCTATTGCTCAGGGCCGTCTCTGTCATAGGAAATCCCCTAACGAGACAGCCCCTACGTATTACATATAAACTATAGCCCAGGTGGCAGATTACACCAATCTTTCCACAAGAACCTTATTCCATAAACTAATACTTTGAAATTAATCCAGGTATGTCTTCATTTGAATATCAAGTTAGCTCGCATCATTCGTTTTCACGATTGAGGCCAGTTATTACAATTCATCTAATGCCTCGTTGATTAAATCTCTTGCATCGTTGACTCTATTCCGGGCGTCAAAGAGAGCAGCACGGCTGCTGTTGATAATTTGTCGTGCATCATTCAATTGTTGAAGTGCATTCTCAAGTTGTGTTCTTTGTCTTGCCTTATATGGCGGCTTTACAGTTGCTCTCTTTTTGACCGGTGTTACTTTTCTTACTCCAACTTTTTTCATCTTCATACACCCTTTCTTTATTTAGCCTGCATTTTTATTAAATGCAGTTTGCAGAGAAGAAGATTGGGTGACTAACCCCTATGAATTAGTTTGATTTTTGATAAAAAATAGAGCCGTCCTTTACATTTCAAGGACGGCTTATGATATTTATTTAGTTATAATCTTTATTTTTCAGTTGCATACAGTCTTTAGCATATTCAAAAGATGTTCGTTGAAAATAAAGTATGAACTGACCGCTGTTGTTGTTCAACTAATGTTTCCCGTTAGCGCATCAAGCGGCTGCCAGAGAACGGACAGCCACCTCTTCGGACGAAACTAATTTCCGCTTAACCCTTTACTTTATCAAAACATGTTGCCGCTAAATAAGTGCTTAAGTTGCGATAGTGATATAATAATATCAGGCAAACTTAGAAAGAGGGTGAATCCTTTGGCTATTCATTTTGGTGTAACACTCGATCTGCTCCACGCAAAGTCTTAAGGGCAAACAGACCCTGAACCTTGTGTGGAGCTAATTTGGCATCCTGAGTTAGGTCTGTTGGTCCAGAGACTTTGCATCCTATATGAAATTAATTCATAAAGGAGCGGGTTTCGATGACAAGCATGACAAATTTCTCATTAAAGCAATATCGTAAAGAGCAGGACTATAGCTATACCCTTGGCGCATACGCCACTATTGAAATGATTCAGGCACGGCCGGAGATCGTAAAAGCCGTTTATATCCATTCTGCTTATCGGGATCGCAGTGTTCTTGAAACCCTCTGCCAACAACAGCATATTCCAGTTGTCCAGCAGGATAAGGCTTTCGCCAAGGTCGATCGGAAAGAAAATTGCTTCGTGTTTGGGATGTTTTCCAAATATTCAGATAGGCTTGCTTCCGATAAACCTCATATTCTCCTCGTCCATCCTGGGGATATGGGCAATCTCGGCACCATTATCCGGATAACCGCAGGTTTGGGATTTGGCAATCTCGGGATCGTTACTCCCGGAGCAGATCATTTCCATCCCAAAGCCATCCGCGCCTCTATGGGGGCATTATTCCGGATTCAATGTTGTTCCTTTCCCAGCTTCGAGTCATATCGCAGCCAGTTCGGTCGGCACGACCTGTTTTCTTTCATGCTTCGTGCTGCAACCACACTGACACCCGAGACCTGTCCCGTAACGGAGCTGTTTACCCTTGTTTTCGGAAATGAAGCTGCAGGTCTTGACGAAGAAATATTTAGCCATGTGGGAACCGGCTTGAAAATAGCACAAACCCCAGACGTGGATTCCCTGAATTTATCCATTGCCGCAGGCATCGGCGCCTATTTGTTCGCGTCAAAAAACAAGCTCATCTGACTACTAACATTCTCTCGTGTATAAGATTTTGAAGCTTCATCGGAGGGCGGAAGCCCTCTTCTTTACTTTCCAAATCTCCCTTCATCCAACTGGGGCGATCCCAATCCCACTACATCGGAGCTGCACTTCAAAGGGTCTCACACCTTCCATTGTCTTAGCTCACGAACTTAAGGCTTAACTCCCTCTTGCTGGTTACTATCCTGCCCGTTAGAATTCCTGTAGAATGAATAACTTGGACTTTGTACAAAAAAAGATTACCTCTGTAACATGGGAGCGTAATGCCTCATTGATGCAAGAATTTTCCTCGTAGCCCAAAATTTGGGGCCATCAACAAGATTAGTCCACTTATTAGAAACGATGTCCATGAGTCGTAAGCAATCATTCGAACAAATTCCCATATATTCGAAGGACTCTGATGTCCATTGCCTCGATAACTTTCTCAGTCGTCAACGGCTTGGAATTCGCTTCGGCTTTTTCGTTATACAACTGCACGAGTTTTGCAGCCAGCGCCTCCTCCGCTTCTTGCTTAAAGCTTGTTTTGAAAGTAAACTATAAGGAATGAGTTGGATCGAATAATCGATCTGCTGCCCCGCCGAATCTTAAATATTGTCGCGGGTGGGCGGGATGGATACGCCCTTCGTGATTATGCTTGTCTGGCGTTCCTAGAGACTTCGACCCTCGACGAACTGTAGATAAGCAAAACGTACGATTCGTGAAGAGAACAGGAGAAATGTAAGCATGAAAAAGACATTTAACCTAATACTGAAGTGGTGACTGTTTCGAACATTTCTTAATTTCCTACCATTCCCTCATTCCGTCACTCGATACCCACCCTTTAATTGTCATATATTTAGACGAATTCCTTTTTAGAGAGGTTCAATCTCTATCCCTGCACAATAAGAATAAGCAACCTTACGGGAATGGCGGGTATCCGAACTCAATACCAAGTTATTTTTCAAAATTTACGCTACCGAATCCATGAGACCGATGAGTTCCCGGATCGGCTGTCGTCTATATAAATGAAGGCATAAATGAACACAAACTTATTTGACGAAGAGGTGTTTTGAAAATGGCATTAACGTCCGCATTCACGAGCGTCAACCTGCCCGTAAAAAACGTAGAACAATCGAAAGCATTCTTCACCGGACTCGGATTCGAACTCAACCCGCAATTCCCCGAGAATGAGAATTCGGTAGCCATCGTGATCGGCGACAACCTGCAGGTCATGCTGATCAATCAAGCATTCTTTAATACGCTCACAGAGAAGGAATCCGTCGATACGAGCAAGTATGCGCAGATGACGATCGCATTGGCCTTCGAGAACCGGGAAAAGGTCGATGAAATCGTGAATACCGCGGTCTCCTTGGGCGGGAAATTGCACGCTGAACCTGAAGATCATGGGTTCATGTATCATTGGGGCTTCGTGGACTTGGACGGCCATCTGTGGGCCATTAACTACATGAACATGAATGCGGCACAAGGTTGAGGTTAACGAAGAGCAAGCTCGTATTTTAGGATTCAAACAGAAAGACGCCGGGCATCTTCCCAGGCGTCTTCTTCGATGATTAGTTTTGTTCGGTATAGACTTTGAAATTGTCCATGATCGCTTGCCAGCATGCTTGCTGGAACTCGGCGGGATTGGAGCTTTCCGCGTCGAACGTTTCAATGACCTTCGTCTCATTTCCTTGATCGACGGAAGCAATATCCACTCTTCTTCCGTCTTCCATAGTGTGGCCGAACGCCTCATGCCGATTCACGACATCGTAGATCTGAGTCTAACACTTTATTTTCTGAGTCTAACACTTTATTTTTGATTCTAATACTTTGTTTTTCATTCTAATACTTTGTTTTCTTCTAATAATACTCACCCCTACATACACAACAGAGCCGTCCTTTACATTTAAAGGACGGCTCCTGATATTTGTTTAATTACAATCTTTACTTTTCAGTTACAAACAATATTTAACGCAGTCAAAAGATTGTACTGTACCTTAACCCCTTACTCCACCGTAACACTCTTCGCCAGGTTTCGTGGTTTATCGACATCGTGGCCCAGGGCCAGCGAAGCGTAGTAGGCGAGCAACTGCAGCGTAACTACGGACAAGGCAGAAGTCAGCAGCGGCAGGGTCTGAGGAATCACGAACACCTCATCAACGGATCTGAGCAGGTCATTCTTATGCTCTTCATGAGTGACGGCCAGGACGTGTGCTCCGCGGGCCTTCACTTCTTTGATGTTACTGACGGTCTTCTCAAGCACCGATTCCTGGGTGGCCAGGGCAATCACCGGAACGCCTTCTTCAATCAGCGCCAGGGTGCCGTGCTTCAATTCGCCTGCAGCGTAAGCTTCGGAGTGAATATAAGAGATTTCTTTCAGCTTTAGCGAGCCTTCCTGAGCGACAGCGTAGTCAACGCCGCGGCCAATGAAGAACAGGTGGTGGTGCTCAGCGATTTGCTCGGCATAGGCTTTGATCGCGTCTTTCTGAGCCAGAATAACTTCTACCTGCTCCGGCAGGGACTGCATAGCCGCCAGAATCTTGGCAACTTCAGGTTCGGACTGTGTATCGCGAACTTCAGCCAGGTACAAACCAAGCAAAGTGAACGCGATCAGTTGAGAAGTGTATGCCTTGGTCGATGCTACAGCAATTTCAGGACCCGCCAGCGTTACCAACACACTATTGGCTTCACGGGCAATGGAGCTGCCCACTACGTTAGTAATCGCCAATACATGCGCACCATTTGCTTGCCCTTCACGCAGTGCTGCCAGCGTATCCGCAGTTTCACCGGATTGGCTCACTACGATCACCAAAGTTTCCGGTGTAACGATCGGCGAGCGGTAACGGTATTCCGAAGCAATGTCATTTTCTACAGGAATACGCACTAAAGACTCAATCAGATTGCGTCCAACAAGACCGGCATTGTATGCCGTACCACAGGCAACGATCTGGATGTTGCGGATGTTCTTGATCTGCTCTTCAGTCAGGTTAAGTTCTGGCAGAATCACTTTGTTGCCTTCAGCATTTGTACGTCCACGCATAGTATCGCGGTATGCTTTTGGCTGCTCGTGGATTTCTTTCAGCATGAAATGCTCATAGCCGCCTTTTTCCGCGGTAACTGCATCCCAGTCGACAGTAATCATTTCCCGAGAAATAAAGTTGCCTTCAATCGTCATCAATTCGACAGCATCCCGTGTCAGTACAGCCATTTCGCCGTCGTTCAAAATATATACGTTGCGGGTATATTCCAGCAAAGCCGGAATATCCGACCCGATAAAGTTTTCGCCTTCGCCCAGACCAATGATCAGCGGGCTTGCTTGACGCACAGCCACCAGTTTGTCGGGCTCATATTCAGTCAGAACTCCCAGTGCAAACGCACCGCGCATGAAGGTGATCGCTTTTTGTACAGCTTTTACGATATCACCATTATATTCGCGGGCGATCAGGTGGGAAATAACCTCCGTATCTGTTTCGGAAGTAAAGTGGCATCCTCCGGCAATCAGTTCTTCCTTAAGATCAAGGTAGTTCTCCACAATCCCGTTGTGTACGACCGAGAACTTCTTGCTCTCGTCGGTGTGCGGGTGGGAGTTCTCATCGGAAGGCTTACCATGCGTCGCCCAGCGTGTATGCCCGATTCCGGCGCTGCCGGTAAGTGGAGTTGCTTCCAGTCTGGATTCCAGGTTCGCCATACGGCCTTGTGCTTTTACAACTTGAAGGCCTTCTTTGGTAAATACGGCAATCCCTGCCGAATCATAGCCGCGATACTCCAGCTTCTTCAATCCCTCTACCAAGATCCCCTGCGAATTCTGATTCCCGATATATCCTACAATACCACACATTATAATTTCCCCCGTCCAATTTATAGTGTGGGCGGCATAAGGAAAGAAACGTGCCGTGCGGCATGTTTTTGAGAAAAAGCAAATATTCTGTTGTATTTCAAGCTCACCAAGTTAACACGATTACGCCATCCCTAAAAAAAGGACAGTATCCGTTTCCCTTGCGTCTATGTTCATGAAATGCACAGTCTTCTCCTCTGCCGCAGCAGAACGCTCTGTGTTTCTTTCCGTTATTGCGCGATCCCATGAAATGAATAACTTCTGATTGCACCCATAGAAACGTTGTGTGAAAGGTCGCCCTCGCATTTTCCGTTTCCATTTACGGCTCTGGTGCATCACCGGGAGGTCCCCGCCGAACATTTCGAACACCTCCACCTCGTCAGCTTACATCTGCCGTGATCCGTTCAAGCCCTGCCCTATGGGCAGCTGCTGTCCCTTCTCCCCCGCGCAAGATCAAGCTCTGGCGCTTGCTGTTGCCAACCTTACTATCCCCGCTTTCCTTCTGGAATGACACTTAATCTATTATATGCACCTTACATCGTTTTGGCAATGCTGTATCGCAAGAATACTTGTGGCAGCCCGTGCAAGAAATTGGATTTAAATTTAAATATTCAGCCGGTGAAGCAGATCAATCACTCCCTACCGGCTGAACAACTTAACATAAATATAATTAATTACACCAATTCACGCTGAACAACATCAACAATCTGCCCTACATAAAGATCCAGTTCCGCCTTATCCGGACCTTCCGCCATCACGCGGATTAACGGTTCTGTACCGGAAGGACGCACCAGCACACGGCCATTATCGCCGAGCTTGCCTTCGACTTCTTGAATAGCTGCTTCAATCGCCGGATTGTTCGGATAGTTAGTCTTATCCTGCACACGAACATTCACAAGCACCTGCGGATATTTGGTCATCATCGATTTCAGAGCACTAAGCTTCTTGCCCGATGACTTCATTGTGTCTACCAGTTGGATTGCGGTCAGAATACCGTCACCCGTTGTGTTGTAGTCCAGGAAAATAACATGGCCGGACTGTTCCCCGCCCAAATTGTATCCGCCCCGGCGCATTTCTTCCATCACATAGCGGTCACCGACTGCGGTTTTCGCCGTATTCAGCGCCAATTGCTCTGTTGCTTTGTAGAACCCGATGTTGCTCATAACTGTGGATACAATGGTCCCATCCTTAAGCTTGCCGGCGCGGTTCATAGCATCTCCGCAAATACAAAGGATAAAGTCTCCGTCAACTTCGTCACCCTTCTCATCTATGGCAATCAAGCGGTCAGCATCCCCGTCAAAAGCAAGTCCCAGATCCGCACCCTGGCGCAGAACTTCCTCGCGCAGTGTCTCCGGATGTGTGGAGCCAAAGCCGTCATTAATGTTCAGTCCATCCGGTTCTGAACCGATGGCAATCACTTCCGCCCCCAGCTCTCTGAACAGGCGTGGCGCAAGTTCATAGGCCGCTCCATGGGCGCAATCCAGTACTACCTTAAGTCCAGCGAAGCTATGAGAAATCGTTGTTTTGAGATAGTCCAAATATAAATATTTCGCATCATTATCTATGCTTACTGTCCCCAGACCCGCACCTACAGGGCGCGGCAATTCATCGATTTCCGCATCCATCAGCTCTTCAATCCGCAGCTCAGTTTCATCTGTCAGCTTGAAGCCGTCTCCGCCAAAAAACTTAATCCCATTGTCTTCAACCGGATTATGCGAGGCGGAAATCATCACTCCCGCATCAGCTTTCAGCAATCTTGTTATATAAGCTACCGCAGGCGTGCTCACGATACCCAGACGGATAACCTGGGCACCAATAGACAGCAAGCCCGCTACAAGTGCTGATTCCAGCAGTGGACCCGAAATCCGCGTGTCCATGCCTATCACCACCTTGGGCTTCTCCACATTTCCTGCCAATACATATCCTCCGCAGCGGCCGATGCTATAGGCCATTTCTGCAGTTAATTCACGGTTTGCAACTCCGCGTACACCATCTGTTCCAAAATACTTACCCATCTGTTTTCTCCTTTAGAATACGCTGCTTCAGCTTAATGAATTATTGTATGAATGAATTCTTATTTCGTGTGCTTATAACTCATAGGTTAGACGTATACCGGCTGAAAAAGTTACGTTCCATCTGTACTGCTTACATTATTGCCAA
This genomic window contains:
- the glmS gene encoding glutamine--fructose-6-phosphate transaminase (isomerizing), which gives rise to MCGIVGYIGNQNSQGILVEGLKKLEYRGYDSAGIAVFTKEGLQVVKAQGRMANLESRLEATPLTGSAGIGHTRWATHGKPSDENSHPHTDESKKFSVVHNGIVENYLDLKEELIAGGCHFTSETDTEVISHLIAREYNGDIVKAVQKAITFMRGAFALGVLTEYEPDKLVAVRQASPLIIGLGEGENFIGSDIPALLEYTRNVYILNDGEMAVLTRDAVELMTIEGNFISREMITVDWDAVTAEKGGYEHFMLKEIHEQPKAYRDTMRGRTNAEGNKVILPELNLTEEQIKNIRNIQIVACGTAYNAGLVGRNLIESLVRIPVENDIASEYRYRSPIVTPETLVIVVSQSGETADTLAALREGQANGAHVLAITNVVGSSIAREANSVLVTLAGPEIAVASTKAYTSQLIAFTLLGLYLAEVRDTQSEPEVAKILAAMQSLPEQVEVILAQKDAIKAYAEQIAEHHHLFFIGRGVDYAVAQEGSLKLKEISYIHSEAYAAGELKHGTLALIEEGVPVIALATQESVLEKTVSNIKEVKARGAHVLAVTHEEHKNDLLRSVDEVFVIPQTLPLLTSALSVVTLQLLAYYASLALGHDVDKPRNLAKSVTVE
- the glmM gene encoding phosphoglucosamine mutase, which translates into the protein MGKYFGTDGVRGVANRELTAEMAYSIGRCGGYVLAGNVEKPKVVIGMDTRISGPLLESALVAGLLSIGAQVIRLGIVSTPAVAYITRLLKADAGVMISASHNPVEDNGIKFFGGDGFKLTDETELRIEELMDAEIDELPRPVGAGLGTVSIDNDAKYLYLDYLKTTISHSFAGLKVVLDCAHGAAYELAPRLFRELGAEVIAIGSEPDGLNINDGFGSTHPETLREEVLRQGADLGLAFDGDADRLIAIDEKGDEVDGDFILCICGDAMNRAGKLKDGTIVSTVMSNIGFYKATEQLALNTAKTAVGDRYVMEEMRRGGYNLGGEQSGHVIFLDYNTTGDGILTAIQLVDTMKSSGKKLSALKSMMTKYPQVLVNVRVQDKTNYPNNPAIEAAIQEVEGKLGDNGRVLVRPSGTEPLIRVMAEGPDKAELDLYVGQIVDVVQRELV
- a CDS encoding TrmH family RNA methyltransferase yields the protein MTSMTNFSLKQYRKEQDYSYTLGAYATIEMIQARPEIVKAVYIHSAYRDRSVLETLCQQQHIPVVQQDKAFAKVDRKENCFVFGMFSKYSDRLASDKPHILLVHPGDMGNLGTIIRITAGLGFGNLGIVTPGADHFHPKAIRASMGALFRIQCCSFPSFESYRSQFGRHDLFSFMLRAATTLTPETCPVTELFTLVFGNEAAGLDEEIFSHVGTGLKIAQTPDVDSLNLSIAAGIGAYLFASKNKLI
- a CDS encoding VOC family protein, encoding MALTSAFTSVNLPVKNVEQSKAFFTGLGFELNPQFPENENSVAIVIGDNLQVMLINQAFFNTLTEKESVDTSKYAQMTIALAFENREKVDEIVNTAVSLGGKLHAEPEDHGFMYHWGFVDLDGHLWAINYMNMNAAQG